The sequence TCAGGTAACATATGAAAGAATACGACTGCTTGTTGATAAAGAGGGTGTTGCTACACTTGGGATTTATCCTGACGTCTATGGCAAGCAGGACATTACGCTGAATGATGTGAGGAGCAAGTTGATTGAAAGGCATCTTTCGGCGTTTTTATCCGATGAGGATCTTACTCAGCTCTTGGGCAAGGCGCAGGGAAAGCAGGTTCCTTTTGCGAAGGTCCATCGTCTGGAAGTGAATCAGCGAATACTGCCTGATTATGCGGTTACTTTAGCGAATCAGTTACTTGTGCCTATAAAAGCATTTCAAGATTATGTGCCAATTGAATGTGAGGCGCTGCCTGCTGTCGCAATCGGTTCAGACTGGTACATTTCTTATGATTGTATTCCACAACTTCTTGGAGGAAAAAGCTTTCTTGATAGTGCCAAGAACTGTGTTCACATTGTATTGCCTGCTATCTATTTTAATGGCGTCTTGCTTAGTCAAAGGGTTACTGTCAATCACGGCGAGGCCGTCATAGCGCTTACGGAAATTGGACGCGCCTTGGGCCTTTCTGTTACGTATCATAACTGGGCGCAGATTGCAAAGGTCGGCTGGTATGGAGTACCTTATGTTCTCATTGATGGTGAACCGTACCTTAAAATCAGTCAGCTTAGGACTTCGCTTAATATTGGCAGTCAATTTGACGAGGCGAAACAGGTCTATAATCTTACTTATCCCGCAGTTCCTATCGATTATTCTTGCGATATTGGTGTTTTAGCAGATTTTACGGATAAATAAGCAGGATTTTTTTAGATGAATATGGAAAGTATATAATTCGAGATAATTGAGATTTTACGTTTTTCGTAGAGGTGAGAATGTGGATTTTGGTTTAGGGAAGATATTACCGGTACGCATTGAAGAAGAAATGAAAAGTTCCTATATTGATTATGCCATGAGTGTTATTGTCATGCGGGCCCTGCCTGATGTGCGGGACGGACTCAAACCGGTTCACAGGCGGATACTTTTTGCCATGCATGAAGCAGGCATGACTCCGAACAAAGCTTATAAAAAATCAGCCCGTATTGTTGGTGAAGTTTTGGGTAAATACCATCCCCATGGTGACACTTCTGTTTATGATGCCACAGTACGATTGGCGCAAGACTTTTCGACACGCTACTTGCTTGTTGACGGCCATGGTAACTTTGGTTCCGTTGACGGTGACTCTGCTGCAGCAATGCGGTATACAGAAGTTCGTATGTCTAGAATTGCCGAAAAAATGCTAGAAGATATTGAGAAAAATACGGTCGACTTTGCGCCGAATTATGATGAATCTTTGAAGGAACCAACTGTTTTGCCATCGAAAATCCCTAATTTATTAGTGAATGGTTCATCAGGGATTGCCGTGGGTATGGCGACGAATATTCCACCTCATAATTTAGGTGAAGTTATTGACGGACTTGTATTAATGATCGATAATCCAGCAGTGGATATTGAAGAATTGATGCGGGCCATTCCTGGACCTGATTTTCCTACGGCAGGACTGATCTTAGGTCGTGAAGGGATTCGCTCGGCTTATACTACAGGTCGTGGTAGCGTCAAGATGCGCGCCAAGGCGCGGGTGGAGAAGATGGCCAATGGCAAGCAACGTATTTTGGTTACGGAGCTGCCTTATCAGGTTAACAAAGCCCGGCTAATTGAAAACATCGCGAACCTTGTTCGTGATAAATCGATTGAAGGCATTACAGACTTGCGTGATGAAAGTGATCGCAGCGGTATGCGCGTTGTCATTGAGTTACGGCGCGATGTGAATTCCGATGTGATTTTAAACCAGCTTTACAAGCATACGCAAATGCAAGAGACGTTTGGTGTGAATATGCTGGCCCTTGTCAATGGACATCCACGCGTACTTAATTTACGGCAAGTGCTTGAGTATTATTTAGAACATCAAAAAGAGGTTATTACACGCAGGACACAGTTTGATTTGGCGAAAGCCAAGGCACGGGCTCACATCTTAGAAGGACTCAAGATTGCCTTGGACCATCTAGATGCGGTGATTAAGACTATTCGTGAGTCTCAGACGGTGGATATTGCTCGTAGCGCTTTGATGAATGGGTTCTCACTGAGCGAGAAACAAGCTCAGGCTATTCTGGAAATGCGCCTGCAGCGTTTAACGGGCTTGGAACGTGAAAAGATTGATCAAGAGTATCAGGATATTTTAGCAACGATTGCTTATTTGGAAAGTGTTCTTGCTGATGATGCCAAGCTATTTCAGATTATTCGGGAAGAATTGCTGAGTGTAAAACAACGTTTTGGTGATGAGCGGCGTACGGTTATTACAAGTGATGTGTCCAAAATGGATCTGGCCGATCTTATTGCAGAAGAAGATATTGTTATCACGCTGACGCATTATGGATACATTAAGCGTTTGCCTGTTGATACCTATCGCAATCAGAAACGTGGCGGTCGTGGTGTTACAGGTATGAATACGAAAGAAGAAGATTTCGTAGAGCATATTTTTGTATCCACAACGCATCATAATTTGCTGTTCTTTTCTTCGCGGGGACGGGTGTATCGGTTAAAGGGATATGAAATACCAGAAGCATCCAGACAGGCGAAGGGGACAGCGATTGTCAACCTGTTGCCAACAGAGCCGAAAGAAAAAATTACGG is a genomic window of Pelorhabdus rhamnosifermentans containing:
- a CDS encoding L,D-transpeptidase; amino-acid sequence: MKLSVLLGLILTILLLGTPQQVQAESGARIIVNLPSRTVDYYEQDQWVQSFPVAIGRAATPTPLGDYTVQEKEENPIWYPPNESYSVPSGPENPLGYRWLGFSGNYGIHGTNEPDSIGEAVSNGCVRMQEADVERLFGEVAEGTPVQVTYERIRLLVDKEGVATLGIYPDVYGKQDITLNDVRSKLIERHLSAFLSDEDLTQLLGKAQGKQVPFAKVHRLEVNQRILPDYAVTLANQLLVPIKAFQDYVPIECEALPAVAIGSDWYISYDCIPQLLGGKSFLDSAKNCVHIVLPAIYFNGVLLSQRVTVNHGEAVIALTEIGRALGLSVTYHNWAQIAKVGWYGVPYVLIDGEPYLKISQLRTSLNIGSQFDEAKQVYNLTYPAVPIDYSCDIGVLADFTDK
- the gyrA gene encoding DNA gyrase subunit A, whose amino-acid sequence is MDFGLGKILPVRIEEEMKSSYIDYAMSVIVMRALPDVRDGLKPVHRRILFAMHEAGMTPNKAYKKSARIVGEVLGKYHPHGDTSVYDATVRLAQDFSTRYLLVDGHGNFGSVDGDSAAAMRYTEVRMSRIAEKMLEDIEKNTVDFAPNYDESLKEPTVLPSKIPNLLVNGSSGIAVGMATNIPPHNLGEVIDGLVLMIDNPAVDIEELMRAIPGPDFPTAGLILGREGIRSAYTTGRGSVKMRAKARVEKMANGKQRILVTELPYQVNKARLIENIANLVRDKSIEGITDLRDESDRSGMRVVIELRRDVNSDVILNQLYKHTQMQETFGVNMLALVNGHPRVLNLRQVLEYYLEHQKEVITRRTQFDLAKAKARAHILEGLKIALDHLDAVIKTIRESQTVDIARSALMNGFSLSEKQAQAILEMRLQRLTGLEREKIDQEYQDILATIAYLESVLADDAKLFQIIREELLSVKQRFGDERRTVITSDVSKMDLADLIAEEDIVITLTHYGYIKRLPVDTYRNQKRGGRGVTGMNTKEEDFVEHIFVSTTHHNLLFFSSRGRVYRLKGYEIPEASRQAKGTAIVNLLPTEPKEKITAVIPVREFSANKFLFMATKKGIVKKTELTDFDTARKGGLIAINLDEDDDLIEVKLTNGEQNIIMGTKHGQAIHFSEKDVRMMGRAARGVKGVALTHQDEVIGMDSAHKNGEVLTVTAEGYGKRTPIEDYRLQTRGGKGIINIKATDKTGEVVGIKVVRPGQELMLITIDGVVIRTDIDEISLISRNTQGVKLMKTAEHDKVVALAAVEKKVDSE